In Brachionichthys hirsutus isolate HB-005 chromosome 5, CSIRO-AGI_Bhir_v1, whole genome shotgun sequence, a single genomic region encodes these proteins:
- the scamp5a gene encoding secretory carrier-associated membrane protein 5, with protein MEDQCLQGGQCGRQKSNIFPFFASSVVEAAETEVGVAYLQVKEKPESSPWQNKLSFFILCGYTLCPIENNFPPLPRFIPLKPCFYQDFDEIPDQRRTMCKRLYYLWILNSATLAVNLIGCLAWMCGGGGAANFGMAFLWLILFTPCSYVCWFRPIYKAFKTDSSFNFMAFFFVFMAQVVISIIQTVGIPGWGVCGWLATITFFSTNIGSAVVMLIPTIMFTAVAVLSFIALSKVHNFYRGSGGSLGKAQEEWATGAWKNPHVQQAAQQAAMGAAQGAVQQNQYSAAPTYNYDDPM; from the exons ATGGAGGATCAGTGTCTACAGGGAGGGCAGTGTGGACGACAGAAGTCAAACATCTTTCCCTTCTTCGCCAGCTCGGTTGTCGAAGCTGCGGAGACTGAAGTTGGTGTCGCTTATTTGCAAGTGAAGGAAAAGCCCGAGAGTTCACCATGGCAG AATAAATTGTCATTCTTCATTTTATGCGGCTATACCTTGTGTCCTATAGAAAACAACTTCCCTCCTCTGCCTCGATTCATCCCACTCAAGCCGTGCTTCTATCAAGACTTCGATGAGATCCCAGACCAGCGGCGCACCATGTGCAAGAGGCTCTACTACCTGTGGATAT TGAATTCCGCCACCCTGGCAgtgaatctgattggctgtctggcCTGGAtgtgtggaggaggtggagcggccAACTTCGGAATGGCCTTCCTGTGGCTCATCCTCTTCACCCCCTGCTCCTATGTGTGCTGGTTCAGGCCCATCTACAAGGCCTTCAa GACGGACAGCAGCTTCAACTTCATGGCTTTCTTCTTCGTGTTCATGGCCCAAGTGGTGATCAGTATCATCCAGACTGTTGGCATCCCTGGTTGGGGAGTGTG TGGCTGGCTGGCGACCATCACCTTCTTCAGCACCAACATCGGCTCAGCTGTGGTGATGCTGATTCCCACCATCATGTTTACGGCCGTGGCTGTTCTCTCCTTCATCGCCCTCTCAAag GTTCATAACTTCTACCGCGGAAGTGGGGGCAGCCTGGGCAAGGCCCAAGAGGAGTGGGCCACGGGGGCCTGGAAGAACCCCCACGTCCAGCAAGCAGCTCAGCAGGCAGCCATGGGGGCCGCACAGGGGGCCGTGCAGCAGAACCAGTACTCAGCAGCTCCCACCTACAACTACGATGACCCGATGTAG
- the LOC137893872 gene encoding tubulin beta chain-like isoform X4 encodes MREIVHLQAGQCGKYVPRAVLVDLEPGTMDSVRSGPFGQIFRPDNFVFGQSGAGNNWAKGHYTEGAELVDSVLDVVRKEAESCDCLQGFQLTHSLGGGTGSGMGTLLISKIREEYPDRIMNTFSVVPSPKVSDTVVEPYNATLSVHQLVENTDETYCIDNEALYDICFRTLKLTTPTYGDLNHLVSNTMSGVTTCLRFPGQLNADLRKLAVNMVPFPRLHFFMPGFAPLTSRGSQQYRALTVPELTQQMFDAKNMMAACDPRHGRYLTVAAIFRGRMSMKEVDEQMLNVQNKNSSYFVEWIPNNVKTAVCDIPPRGLKMSSTFIGNSTAIQELFKRISEQFTAMFRRKAFLHWYTGEGMDEMEFTEAESNMNDLVSEYQQYQDATAEEEGEFYEEDEGLEEVA; translated from the exons ATGAGAGAAATAGTTCATCTTCAGGCGGGCCAGTGCG gGAAGTATGTTCCTCGTGCCGTACTGGTGGATCTGGAGCCAGGCACGATGGACTCTGTGAGGTCTGGCCCCTTTGGGCAAATCTTCAGACCAGACAACTTTGTTTTTG GCCAGAGCGGTGCCGGTAATAACTGGGCTAAAGGCCACTACACCGAGGGAGCTGAGCTGGTGGACTCGGTCCTGGATGTGGTGAGGAAGGAGGCTGAGAGCTGTGACTGCCTCCAGGGATTCCAGCTCACTCATTCCCTTGGAGGAGGCACCGGGTCTGGCATGGGCACGCTACTCATCAGCAAAATCCGAGAGGAGTATCCAGACCGCATCATGAACACCTTCAGTGTGGTGCCGTCACCTAAG GTGTCTGACACGGTGGTGGAGCCGTACAACGCCACCCTGTCTGTCCACCAGCTGGTGGAGAACACGGATGAGACGTACTGCATCGACAACGAGGCGTTATACGACATCTGCTTCCGTACACTGAAGCTGACCACGCCCACCTACGGTGACCTGAATCACCTGGTGTCTAATACAATGAGTGGTGTGACCACCTGTCTGCGCTTCCCTGGCCAGCTCAATGCCGATCTGAGGAAGCTGGCAGTCAACATGGTGCCTTTCCCCAGGCTGCACTTCTTCATGCCGGGCTTCGCTCCTCTGACCAGCCGTGGCAGCCAGCAGTACAG GGCGTTGACAGTTCCTGAGCTCACCCAGCAGATGTTTGATGCAAAGAACATGATGGCAGCTTGTGACCCACGGCATGGACGGTACCTCACAGTAGCAGCCATCTTCAGAGGCCGCATGTCCATGAAGGAGGTGGACGAGCAGATGCTGAATGTCcagaacaaaaacagcagctactTTGTTGAGTGGATCCCCAACAATGTGAAGACGGCGGTCTGCGACATTCCTCCTCGTGGCCTGAAGATGTCCTCCACCTTCATTGGCAACAGCACAGCCATTCAAGAGCTGTTCAAGCGCATCTCTGAGCAGTTTACTGCCATGTTCCGCCGCAAGGCCTTTCTCCATTG GTACACTGGCGAGGGCATGGACGAGATGGAGTTCACAGAGGCTGAGAGCAACATGAACGACCTGGTGTCCGAGTACCAGCAGTACCAGGATGCAACTGCTGAGGAAGAGGGCGAGTTTtatgaggaggatgagggtcTGGAGGAGGTAGCCTAG
- the LOC137893872 gene encoding tubulin beta-4B chain-like isoform X3 produces MREIVHLQAGQCGNQIGAKFWEVISDEHGVDPTGTYHGDSDLQLERINVYYNEATGGGKYVPRAVLVDLEPGTMDSVRSGPFGQIFRPDNFVFGQSGAGNNWAKGHYTEGAELVDSVLDVVRKEAESCDCLQGFQLTHSLGGGTGSGMGTLLISKIREEYPDRIMNTFSVVPSPKVSDTVVEPYNATLSVHQLVENTDETYCIDNEALYDICFRTLKLTTPTYGDLNHLVSNTMSGVTTCLRFPGQLNADLRKLAVNMVPFPRLHFFMPGFAPLTSRGSQQYRALTVPELTQQMFDAKNMMAACDPRHGRYLTVAAIFRGRMSMKEVDEQMLNVQNKNSSYFVEWIPNNVKTAVCDIPPRGLKMSSTFIGNSTAIQELFKRISEQFTAMFRRKAFLHWYTGEGMDEMEFTEAESNMNDLVSEYQQYQDATAEEEGEFYEEDEGLEEVA; encoded by the exons ATGAGAGAAATAGTTCATCTTCAGGCGGGCCAGTGCGGCAACCAGATTGGAGCGAAG TTCTGGGAGGTGATCAGTGATGAGCATGGCGTCGACCCAACCGGGACCTACCATGGAGACTCCGACCTGCAGCTGGAACGGATCAACGTGTACTACAATGAGGCAACAG GTG gaggGAAGTATGTTCCTCGTGCCGTACTGGTGGATCTGGAGCCAGGCACGATGGACTCTGTGAGGTCTGGCCCCTTTGGGCAAATCTTCAGACCAGACAACTTTGTTTTTG GCCAGAGCGGTGCCGGTAATAACTGGGCTAAAGGCCACTACACCGAGGGAGCTGAGCTGGTGGACTCGGTCCTGGATGTGGTGAGGAAGGAGGCTGAGAGCTGTGACTGCCTCCAGGGATTCCAGCTCACTCATTCCCTTGGAGGAGGCACCGGGTCTGGCATGGGCACGCTACTCATCAGCAAAATCCGAGAGGAGTATCCAGACCGCATCATGAACACCTTCAGTGTGGTGCCGTCACCTAAG GTGTCTGACACGGTGGTGGAGCCGTACAACGCCACCCTGTCTGTCCACCAGCTGGTGGAGAACACGGATGAGACGTACTGCATCGACAACGAGGCGTTATACGACATCTGCTTCCGTACACTGAAGCTGACCACGCCCACCTACGGTGACCTGAATCACCTGGTGTCTAATACAATGAGTGGTGTGACCACCTGTCTGCGCTTCCCTGGCCAGCTCAATGCCGATCTGAGGAAGCTGGCAGTCAACATGGTGCCTTTCCCCAGGCTGCACTTCTTCATGCCGGGCTTCGCTCCTCTGACCAGCCGTGGCAGCCAGCAGTACAG GGCGTTGACAGTTCCTGAGCTCACCCAGCAGATGTTTGATGCAAAGAACATGATGGCAGCTTGTGACCCACGGCATGGACGGTACCTCACAGTAGCAGCCATCTTCAGAGGCCGCATGTCCATGAAGGAGGTGGACGAGCAGATGCTGAATGTCcagaacaaaaacagcagctactTTGTTGAGTGGATCCCCAACAATGTGAAGACGGCGGTCTGCGACATTCCTCCTCGTGGCCTGAAGATGTCCTCCACCTTCATTGGCAACAGCACAGCCATTCAAGAGCTGTTCAAGCGCATCTCTGAGCAGTTTACTGCCATGTTCCGCCGCAAGGCCTTTCTCCATTG GTACACTGGCGAGGGCATGGACGAGATGGAGTTCACAGAGGCTGAGAGCAACATGAACGACCTGGTGTCCGAGTACCAGCAGTACCAGGATGCAACTGCTGAGGAAGAGGGCGAGTTTtatgaggaggatgagggtcTGGAGGAGGTAGCCTAG
- the LOC137893872 gene encoding tubulin beta-4B chain-like isoform X1 — protein MREIVHLQAGQCGNQIGAKFWEVISDEHGVDPTGTYHGDSDLQLERINVYYNEATGGKYVPRAVLVDLEPGTMDSVRSGPFGQIFRPDNFVFGQSGAGNNWAKGHYTEGAELVDSVLDVVRKEAESCDCLQGFQLTHSLGGGTGSGMGTLLISKIREEYPDRIMNTFSVVPSPKVSDTVVEPYNATLSVHQLVENTDETYCIDNEALYDICFRTLKLTTPTYGDLNHLVSNTMSGVTTCLRFPGQLNADLRKLAVNMVPFPRLHFFMPGFAPLTSRGSQQYRALTVPELTQQMFDAKNMMAACDPRHGRYLTVAAIFRGRMSMKEVDEQMLNVQNKNSSYFVEWIPNNVKTAVCDIPPRGLKMSSTFIGNSTAIQELFKRISEQFTAMFRRKAFLHWYTGEGMDEMEFTEAESNMNDLVSEYQQYQDATAEEEGEFYEEDEGLEEVA, from the exons ATGAGAGAAATAGTTCATCTTCAGGCGGGCCAGTGCGGCAACCAGATTGGAGCGAAG TTCTGGGAGGTGATCAGTGATGAGCATGGCGTCGACCCAACCGGGACCTACCATGGAGACTCCGACCTGCAGCTGGAACGGATCAACGTGTACTACAATGAGGCAACAG gaggGAAGTATGTTCCTCGTGCCGTACTGGTGGATCTGGAGCCAGGCACGATGGACTCTGTGAGGTCTGGCCCCTTTGGGCAAATCTTCAGACCAGACAACTTTGTTTTTG GCCAGAGCGGTGCCGGTAATAACTGGGCTAAAGGCCACTACACCGAGGGAGCTGAGCTGGTGGACTCGGTCCTGGATGTGGTGAGGAAGGAGGCTGAGAGCTGTGACTGCCTCCAGGGATTCCAGCTCACTCATTCCCTTGGAGGAGGCACCGGGTCTGGCATGGGCACGCTACTCATCAGCAAAATCCGAGAGGAGTATCCAGACCGCATCATGAACACCTTCAGTGTGGTGCCGTCACCTAAG GTGTCTGACACGGTGGTGGAGCCGTACAACGCCACCCTGTCTGTCCACCAGCTGGTGGAGAACACGGATGAGACGTACTGCATCGACAACGAGGCGTTATACGACATCTGCTTCCGTACACTGAAGCTGACCACGCCCACCTACGGTGACCTGAATCACCTGGTGTCTAATACAATGAGTGGTGTGACCACCTGTCTGCGCTTCCCTGGCCAGCTCAATGCCGATCTGAGGAAGCTGGCAGTCAACATGGTGCCTTTCCCCAGGCTGCACTTCTTCATGCCGGGCTTCGCTCCTCTGACCAGCCGTGGCAGCCAGCAGTACAG GGCGTTGACAGTTCCTGAGCTCACCCAGCAGATGTTTGATGCAAAGAACATGATGGCAGCTTGTGACCCACGGCATGGACGGTACCTCACAGTAGCAGCCATCTTCAGAGGCCGCATGTCCATGAAGGAGGTGGACGAGCAGATGCTGAATGTCcagaacaaaaacagcagctactTTGTTGAGTGGATCCCCAACAATGTGAAGACGGCGGTCTGCGACATTCCTCCTCGTGGCCTGAAGATGTCCTCCACCTTCATTGGCAACAGCACAGCCATTCAAGAGCTGTTCAAGCGCATCTCTGAGCAGTTTACTGCCATGTTCCGCCGCAAGGCCTTTCTCCATTG GTACACTGGCGAGGGCATGGACGAGATGGAGTTCACAGAGGCTGAGAGCAACATGAACGACCTGGTGTCCGAGTACCAGCAGTACCAGGATGCAACTGCTGAGGAAGAGGGCGAGTTTtatgaggaggatgagggtcTGGAGGAGGTAGCCTAG
- the LOC137893872 gene encoding tubulin beta-4B chain-like isoform X2 yields MREIVHLQAGQCGNQIGAKFWEVISDEHGVDPTGTYHGDSDLQLERINVYYNEATGELNSAKYVPRAVLVDLEPGTMDSVRSGPFGQIFRPDNFVFGQSGAGNNWAKGHYTEGAELVDSVLDVVRKEAESCDCLQGFQLTHSLGGGTGSGMGTLLISKIREEYPDRIMNTFSVVPSPKVSDTVVEPYNATLSVHQLVENTDETYCIDNEALYDICFRTLKLTTPTYGDLNHLVSNTMSGVTTCLRFPGQLNADLRKLAVNMVPFPRLHFFMPGFAPLTSRGSQQYRALTVPELTQQMFDAKNMMAACDPRHGRYLTVAAIFRGRMSMKEVDEQMLNVQNKNSSYFVEWIPNNVKTAVCDIPPRGLKMSSTFIGNSTAIQELFKRISEQFTAMFRRKAFLHWYTGEGMDEMEFTEAESNMNDLVSEYQQYQDATAEEEGEFYEEDEGLEEVA; encoded by the exons ATGAGAGAAATAGTTCATCTTCAGGCGGGCCAGTGCGGCAACCAGATTGGAGCGAAG TTCTGGGAGGTGATCAGTGATGAGCATGGCGTCGACCCAACCGGGACCTACCATGGAGACTCCGACCTGCAGCTGGAACGGATCAACGTGTACTACAATGAGGCAACAGGTGAACTAAACTCTGCCAAG TATGTTCCTCGTGCCGTACTGGTGGATCTGGAGCCAGGCACGATGGACTCTGTGAGGTCTGGCCCCTTTGGGCAAATCTTCAGACCAGACAACTTTGTTTTTG GCCAGAGCGGTGCCGGTAATAACTGGGCTAAAGGCCACTACACCGAGGGAGCTGAGCTGGTGGACTCGGTCCTGGATGTGGTGAGGAAGGAGGCTGAGAGCTGTGACTGCCTCCAGGGATTCCAGCTCACTCATTCCCTTGGAGGAGGCACCGGGTCTGGCATGGGCACGCTACTCATCAGCAAAATCCGAGAGGAGTATCCAGACCGCATCATGAACACCTTCAGTGTGGTGCCGTCACCTAAG GTGTCTGACACGGTGGTGGAGCCGTACAACGCCACCCTGTCTGTCCACCAGCTGGTGGAGAACACGGATGAGACGTACTGCATCGACAACGAGGCGTTATACGACATCTGCTTCCGTACACTGAAGCTGACCACGCCCACCTACGGTGACCTGAATCACCTGGTGTCTAATACAATGAGTGGTGTGACCACCTGTCTGCGCTTCCCTGGCCAGCTCAATGCCGATCTGAGGAAGCTGGCAGTCAACATGGTGCCTTTCCCCAGGCTGCACTTCTTCATGCCGGGCTTCGCTCCTCTGACCAGCCGTGGCAGCCAGCAGTACAG GGCGTTGACAGTTCCTGAGCTCACCCAGCAGATGTTTGATGCAAAGAACATGATGGCAGCTTGTGACCCACGGCATGGACGGTACCTCACAGTAGCAGCCATCTTCAGAGGCCGCATGTCCATGAAGGAGGTGGACGAGCAGATGCTGAATGTCcagaacaaaaacagcagctactTTGTTGAGTGGATCCCCAACAATGTGAAGACGGCGGTCTGCGACATTCCTCCTCGTGGCCTGAAGATGTCCTCCACCTTCATTGGCAACAGCACAGCCATTCAAGAGCTGTTCAAGCGCATCTCTGAGCAGTTTACTGCCATGTTCCGCCGCAAGGCCTTTCTCCATTG GTACACTGGCGAGGGCATGGACGAGATGGAGTTCACAGAGGCTGAGAGCAACATGAACGACCTGGTGTCCGAGTACCAGCAGTACCAGGATGCAACTGCTGAGGAAGAGGGCGAGTTTtatgaggaggatgagggtcTGGAGGAGGTAGCCTAG
- the parp16 gene encoding protein mono-ADP-ribosyltransferase PARP16, which translates to MQPPLPPETVRELVSSCLHRDPVAADLRCSLFAAAAQSYKRDSLLRPFPPRYISGDNKDFEALLADVKSLPGVRELVRLQSREGDHHLALTHWILSSKSFAVKTLQKDEYTKLCKLTENEGIPAPVPDFLFELEYCDQMNARFEKTRADSDVFYAFHGSRLENFHSIIHNGLHCHLNKNSVFGEGTYLTSDLSMAVLYSPHSGGWRESLLGPLLSCVALCEVIDHPDVKCQVKKKDSEIIDRTRSRAKNSEGGEVPQKYFVVTNNQLLRVKYLLVYSQRRHLSRHSRGTSWLLRHHFAIMMSLYLLLLLFIGAFNSAAFVSFWNRLFR; encoded by the exons ATGCAGCCGCCGCTGCCGCCTGAGACGGTCAGAGAGCTGGTGTCCTCCTGTCTGCACAGAGACCCGGTAGCAGCAGACCTCCGCTGCAgcctgtttgctgctgctgcacagagtTACAAGAGGGATTCGCTGCTCAGACCCTTCCCTCCAAGATACATAAGTGGTGACAACAAGGACTTCGAAGCACTG TTGGCAGATGTGAAATCTTTGCCTGGTGTGAGAGAGTTGGTGAGACTTCAGTCCAGAGAGGGGGATCATCATCTGGCCCTCACACACTGGATTCTCTCTTCAAAGAGCTTCGCTGTGAAGACACTACAGAAGGATGAG TACACCAAACTTTGCAAGCTAACGGAGAATGAAGGGATTCCGGCTCCTGTgccagacttcctgtttgagctgGAATACTGTGATCAGATGAACGCCAGGTTTGAGAAGACGAGGGCAGACAGCGACGTCTTCTATGCGTTCCACGGGAGCCGCCTGGAGAATTTTCACTCTATCATTCACAATGGGCTACACTGTCACCTCAACAAG AACTCCGTGTTTGGAGAAGGGACCTACCTCACCAGTGACCTCAGCATGGCGGTGCTCTACAGCCCCCACAGCGGCGGCTGGAGAGAAAGCCTCCTGGGGCCGCTGCTCAGCTGTGTTGCCTTGTGTGAAGTCATTGATCACCCAGATGTTAAGTGTCAGGTGAAGAAAAAAG ATTCTGAAATCATTGACCGTACACGCTCAAGAGCGAAGAACAGCGAAGGAGGGGAAGTACCACAGAAGTACTTTGTGGTCACCAACAATCAGCTTTTGAGAGTCAAGTACCTCCTTGTTTACTCCCAAAGGAGGCACCTGTCCAG ACATTCCCGCGGCACCTCCTGGCTCCTCCGACACCATTTTGCCATCATGATGAGCCTCTACCTTCTGCTGCTCTTGTTCATCGGTGCCTTTAACTCCGCCGCCTTCGTTTCCTTTTGGAACAGGCTGTTCAGGTGA
- the LOC137893843 gene encoding tubulin beta chain, whose protein sequence is MREIVHLQAGQCGNQIGAKFWEVISDEHGVDPTGTYHGDSDLQLERINVYYNEATGGKYVPRAVLVDLEPGTMDSVRSGPFGQIFRPDNFVFGQSGAGNNWAKGHYTEGAELVDSVLDVVRKEAESCDCLQGFQLTHSLGGGTGSGMGTLLISKIREEYPDRIMNTFSVVPSPKVSDTVVEPYNATLSVHQLVENTDETYCIDNEALYDICFRTLKLTTPTYGDLNHLVSATMSGVTTCLRFPGQLNADLRKLAVNMVPFPRLHFFMPGFAPLTSRGSQQYRALTVPELTQQMFDAKNMMAACDPRHGRYLTVAAIFRGRMSMKEVDEQMLNVQNKNSSYFVEWIPNNVKTAVCDIPPRGLKMSSTFIGNSTAIQELFKRISEQFTAMFRRKAFLHWYTGEGMDEMEFTEAESNMNDLVSEYQQYQDATAEEEGEFDEEEGQEEDA, encoded by the exons ATGAGGGAAATTGTCCATCTTCAGGCGGGCCAGTGCGGCAACCAAATTGGAGCGAAG TTCTGGGAGGTGATCAGTGATGAACATGGCGTCGACCCAACCGGGACCTACCATGGAGACTCCGACCTGCAGCTGGAACGGATCAACGTGTACTACAATGAGGCAACAG gaggGAAGTATGTTCCTCGTGCCGTACTGGTGGATCTGGAGCCAGGCACGATGGACTCTGTGAGGTCTGGCCCCTTTGGGCAAATCTTCAGACCAGACAACTTTGTTTTTG GCCAGAGCGGCGCCGGTAATAACTGGGCTAAAGGCCACTACACCGAGGGAGCTGAGCTGGTGGACTCGGTCCTGGATGTGGTGAGGAAGGAGGCTGAGAGCTGTGACTGCCTCCAGGGATTCCAGCTCACTCATTCCCTTGGAGGAGGCACCGGGTCTGGCATGGGCACGCTACTCATCAGCAAAATCCGAGAGGAGTATCCAGACCGCATCATGAACACCTTCAGTGTGGTGCCGTCACCTAAG GTGTCTGACACGGTGGTGGAGCCGTACAACGCCACCCTGTCTGTCCACCAGCTGGTGGAGAACACGGATGAGACGTACTGCATCGACAACGAGGCGTTATACGACATCTGCTTCCGTACACTGAAGCTGACCACGCCCACCTACGGTGACCTGAATCACCTTGTGTCTGCTACAATGAGTGGTGTGACCACCTGTCTGCGCTTCCCTGGCCAGCTCAATGCCGATCTGAGGAAGCTGGCAGTCAACATGGTGCCTTTCCCAAGGCTGCACTTCTTCATGCCGGGCTTCGCTCCTCTGACCAGCCGTGGCAGCCAGCAGTACAG GGCGTTGACAGTTCCTGAACTCACCCAGCAGATGTTTGATGCAAAGAACATGATGGCGGCTTGTGACCCACGGCATGGACGGTACCTCACAGTAGCAGCCATCTTCAGAGGCCGCATGTCCATGAAGGAGGTGGACGAGCAGATGCTGAATGTCcagaacaaaaacagcagctactTTGTTGAGTGGATCCCCAACAATGTGAAGACGGCGGTCTGTGACATTCCTCCTCGTGGCCTGAAGATGTCCTCCACCTTCATTGGCAACAGCACAGCCATTCAAGAGCTGTTCAAGCGCATCTCTGAGCAGTTTACTGCCATGTTCCGCCGCAAGGCCTTTCTCCATTG GTACACTGGCGAGGGCATGGACGAGATGGAGTTCACAGAGGCTGAGAGCAACATGAACGACCTGGTGTCCGAGTACCAGCAGTACCAGGATGCAACTGCTGAGGAAGAGGGCGAgtttgatgaggaggagggtcaAGAGGAGGATGCCTAG